Proteins from a genomic interval of Pseudoalteromonas sp. MEBiC 03607:
- the slmA gene encoding nucleoid occlusion factor SlmA, whose amino-acid sequence MPATKRSNRKEQILQALAQMLETSPGQRITTAKLAAEVGVSEAALYRHFPSKARMFEGLIEFIEDTLLSRINLILENEKESQTRVYNILLLLLAFAEKNPGITRILTGDALQGEQERLRERVQGLFEKLETQFKQVLRERKLREGKAFQSDETTLANFLLAYVEGKMNQFVRSDFKAKPSAQFEKQWPELQKIWL is encoded by the coding sequence ATGCCTGCGACAAAAAGAAGTAATCGCAAAGAGCAGATTCTGCAAGCACTCGCACAAATGTTAGAAACCAGCCCAGGTCAACGTATCACAACTGCAAAACTAGCGGCTGAGGTAGGTGTGTCTGAAGCTGCGTTGTATCGTCATTTTCCGAGTAAAGCACGGATGTTTGAGGGCCTAATCGAGTTTATTGAAGATACCCTGTTATCACGCATTAACCTCATTTTAGAAAATGAGAAAGAAAGCCAAACACGTGTGTACAATATTTTACTGCTATTATTAGCCTTTGCTGAGAAAAACCCGGGTATTACCCGCATTTTGACCGGTGATGCCTTGCAAGGTGAACAAGAGCGTTTACGTGAGCGTGTACAAGGCCTATTTGAAAAGCTAGAAACTCAGTTCAAGCAAGTGCTACGCGAACGCAAACTGCGCGAAGGCAAAGCATTTCAATCAGACGAAACCACCCTAGCCAACTTCTTACTCGCCTACGTAGAAGGTAAGATGAATCAATTCGTGCGCAGCGACTTTAAAGCAAAACCAAGTGCACAATTTGAAAAACAATGGCCAGAGTTACAAAAGATTTGGTTGTAG